The window TTCTGCAATATCATAACCAGAACCTGCAGGAGCAGCATTAGAAACCAAAATAGGAATACCTACCCTAACTATTTTTATAAGCATGTCTGCAGGCATTCTGCCACTGTAGCTTATATAGGACTTAGACAGATCAAATCCTGATTTAGCTGCAGCACCAATTACTTTATCAACTGCTACATGACGGCTTACATCTTCACGAGTGATGAACTGATTTCCATAAACCAATTGAGCAACATGAACGCTACCTGTAGCTTGCCAAATCTCTGCTTTATCTGTAAGTCTTTTCATATTTGCAATTATTTCACTTGCATTAACAACCAAATCAGCATCAATAGCTTCAATATTTTTAAGTTCACTTCTCCATCCACCTGCACTATCAGACATTATACATTGATAAGATAAAACATCCCTATCTAGTTCTGGTTTTTCATCATCATTCTCATCATCATTCTTACCATGATTAAATTTAGTTTTAATGCTTACATATTTATCTTCAATTTCAATACTAACTATATCATCAATAGAATTTACTAAACCATCACCTAAACAATATCCAACAGCAAAATCATCTAAATCAGCAGGATATGTGGAAAACTTACGAGGAGGCAAATAAT of the Methanobrevibacter olleyae genome contains:
- the fdhD gene encoding formate dehydrogenase accessory sulfurtransferase FdhD; this encodes MEHIKKIPAIRWENGNYQKVEEQTVKDENIYFHIDYLPPRKFSTYPADLDDFAVGYCLGDGLVNSIDDIVSIEIEDKYVSIKTKFNHGKNDDENDDEKPELDRDVLSYQCIMSDSAGGWRSELKNIEAIDADLVVNASEIIANMKRLTDKAEIWQATGSVHVAQLVYGNQFITREDVSRHVAVDKVIGAAAKSGFDLSKSYISYSGRMPADMLIKIVRVGIPILVSNAAPAGSGYDIAEKGNITMIGFVRGDRFNLYTAPERINLDG